A genomic region of Candidatus Pseudomonas phytovorans contains the following coding sequences:
- a CDS encoding PAS domain-containing protein yields MLENSFAFRLKELLEHHKLTLQAVGTALGISRTAVHKWTRGGEIDYANLRKLADFLKVNWIWLRYGDEALQNIQQPQVVELPMTDLRRRLTAEIMESETRMKLAQEGARIVTWEWNLISDEVTYSPNVEQVYGWPVQHNEDFWKHLPDDDVQRMQVMYADAVADGSGCECDFRITRPDGEIRWISSRATVVRDSAGRSVKMVGISMDNTERQVAQQALRQSEERFRAIFELAWGALAYIDPNGTWQRVNSSLCDMLGYRAEELYATTFQHITHPDDLPLNLQLLQRMLAGETERYEVEKRVRHKNGEYIWVRARTSLQRHDNGEPEHLISVFEDISAERQEHERLQAHIAALEARLASR; encoded by the coding sequence ATGTTGGAAAACAGCTTCGCCTTCCGCCTCAAGGAACTGCTCGAGCATCACAAGCTGACCCTGCAAGCCGTGGGCACAGCCTTGGGCATTTCGCGCACCGCCGTGCACAAGTGGACCCGCGGTGGCGAGATCGACTACGCCAACCTGCGCAAGCTGGCCGACTTTCTCAAGGTCAACTGGATCTGGCTGCGCTATGGCGACGAGGCGCTGCAAAACATCCAGCAACCCCAGGTGGTCGAGCTGCCGATGACCGACCTGCGCCGGCGCCTGACCGCCGAGATCATGGAAAGCGAAACACGCATGAAGCTGGCCCAGGAAGGTGCACGCATCGTCACCTGGGAATGGAACCTGATCAGCGACGAAGTCACCTACTCGCCCAATGTCGAGCAGGTGTATGGCTGGCCGGTCCAGCACAACGAAGACTTCTGGAAGCACCTGCCCGATGACGATGTGCAGCGCATGCAGGTGATGTACGCCGATGCCGTGGCCGACGGCAGCGGCTGTGAATGTGACTTCCGCATCACCCGCCCGGACGGTGAAATACGCTGGATTTCTTCCCGCGCCACAGTAGTGCGCGACAGTGCCGGGCGTTCGGTGAAGATGGTCGGCATCAGCATGGACAACACCGAACGGCAAGTGGCGCAGCAGGCGCTGAGGCAAAGCGAAGAGCGCTTTCGGGCGATTTTCGAACTGGCCTGGGGGGCCCTCGCCTACATCGACCCGAACGGCACCTGGCAACGGGTCAACAGCAGCTTGTGCGACATGCTGGGCTACCGTGCTGAAGAGCTCTATGCCACGACCTTCCAGCACATCACCCACCCCGACGACCTGCCGCTGAATCTGCAACTGCTACAGCGCATGCTGGCTGGCGAAACCGAGCGTTACGAGGTAGAGAAGCGCGTGCGCCACAAGAACGGCGAGTACATCTGGGTACGCGCGCGCACCTCGCTGCAACGCCACGACAATGGCGAGCCGGAGCACCTGATCAGCGTGTTCGAAGACATCAGTGCCGAGCGCCAGGAACATGAAAGGCTGCAGGCACATATTGCCGCGCTGGAGGCTCGACTGGCGTCCCGCTAA
- a CDS encoding LuxR C-terminal-related transcriptional regulator, producing the protein MSQANPDTPLTLTMGALQQWHAALQRALANSETPEALEYVAAAIGQLVQVESMMISLECQGRAPQLLYQQGIPELHRAAVLERYFSAGYLLDPFCLAVQSGLAEGFYHLQEIAPDNFFDSDYYKAYYLGTGCSEDSYYIVDLSAGRKLSLSLFQGCSGTRLSAAQVDLLRALEPMVRELLGRYARHNLEPGTASAERGSLQAAFDSFGCQVLTDREREVAHMILRGHSVKSTALELGISPETVRMHRKNLYLKLEINSQSELFARFIDWLRQGSAVAIA; encoded by the coding sequence ATGAGCCAGGCCAATCCCGATACCCCGCTTACCCTGACAATGGGCGCGCTGCAGCAGTGGCATGCGGCGCTGCAGCGTGCGCTGGCCAACAGCGAAACGCCTGAGGCGCTGGAGTATGTGGCTGCGGCCATCGGCCAGCTGGTGCAGGTCGAGTCGATGATGATCAGCCTGGAATGCCAAGGGCGCGCGCCGCAGCTGCTCTACCAGCAGGGCATTCCCGAGCTGCACCGCGCCGCCGTGCTGGAGCGTTATTTCAGTGCTGGCTACTTGCTCGACCCGTTCTGCCTGGCCGTGCAAAGCGGCCTGGCCGAAGGGTTTTACCACCTGCAGGAAATCGCCCCCGACAACTTTTTCGACAGCGACTACTACAAGGCCTATTACCTGGGCACCGGTTGCAGCGAAGACAGCTACTACATCGTCGACCTCAGCGCTGGCCGCAAGTTGTCGCTTAGCTTGTTTCAGGGTTGCAGCGGCACCCGGCTGAGCGCCGCGCAGGTCGACCTGCTGCGGGCGCTGGAGCCGATGGTGCGGGAACTGCTGGGGCGCTATGCCCGACACAACCTGGAGCCCGGTACTGCATCAGCCGAGCGCGGCAGCCTGCAGGCGGCGTTCGACAGCTTTGGCTGCCAGGTGCTGACCGACCGCGAGCGGGAAGTGGCGCACATGATCCTGCGCGGGCACTCGGTGAAGTCTACCGCGCTGGAACTGGGCATCTCTCCGGAGACCGTGCGCATGCACCGCAAGAACCTGTACCTGAAGCTGGAGATCAACTCCCAGTCCGAGTTGTTTGCACGGTTTATCGACTGGTTGCGCCAGGGGAGCGCAGTGGCAATCGCTTGA
- a CDS encoding aminotransferase — MATPSKAFAIAHDPLVEADKAHYMHGYHVFDEHREQGALNIVAGEGAYIRDTHGNRFLDAVGGMWCTNIGLGREEMALAIADQVRQLAYSNPFSDMANDVAIELCQKLAQLAPGDLDHVFLTTGGSTAVDTAYRLIQYYQNCRGKPHKKHIIARYNAYHGSTTLTMSIGNKAADRVPEFDYAHDLIHHVSNPNPYRAPDDMDEAEFLDFLVAEFEDKILSLGADNVAAFFAEPIMGSGGVIIPPKGYFLRMWQLCQTYDILFVADEVVTSFGRLGTFFASEELFGVTPDIITTAKGLTSAYLPLGACIFSERIWQVIAEPGKGRCFTHGFTYSGHPVCCTAALKNIEIIEREQLLDHVKDVGGYLEQRLQSLRELPLVGDVRCIKLMACVEFVADKASKALFPDEVNIGERIHSKAQARGLLVRPIMHLNVMSPPLIVTHAQVDEIVETLRQCIIETARELTALGLYQGR; from the coding sequence ATGGCCACCCCAAGCAAAGCATTCGCCATCGCCCACGACCCGCTGGTGGAGGCCGACAAGGCCCACTACATGCACGGCTACCATGTGTTCGACGAGCACCGCGAGCAAGGCGCGCTGAACATCGTCGCCGGCGAGGGCGCCTACATTCGTGACACCCACGGCAACCGCTTCCTCGATGCCGTGGGTGGCATGTGGTGCACCAACATTGGCCTGGGCCGCGAAGAAATGGCTCTGGCCATCGCCGACCAGGTGCGCCAACTGGCGTACTCCAACCCGTTCTCGGACATGGCCAACGACGTCGCCATCGAACTGTGCCAGAAGCTGGCGCAGCTGGCGCCGGGCGACCTCGACCATGTGTTTCTCACCACCGGTGGCTCGACGGCGGTCGACACTGCCTATCGGCTGATCCAGTACTACCAGAACTGCCGTGGCAAACCGCACAAGAAGCACATCATCGCCCGCTACAACGCTTACCACGGCTCCACCACCCTGACCATGTCGATTGGTAACAAAGCTGCCGACCGGGTGCCGGAGTTCGACTACGCCCACGACCTGATCCACCACGTGTCCAACCCCAATCCGTACCGCGCGCCGGACGACATGGACGAGGCCGAGTTCCTGGACTTTCTGGTGGCCGAGTTCGAGGACAAGATCCTCTCGCTGGGCGCCGACAACGTGGCGGCGTTCTTCGCAGAGCCGATCATGGGCTCGGGCGGGGTGATCATTCCGCCGAAGGGTTACTTCCTGCGCATGTGGCAGCTGTGCCAGACCTACGACATCCTGTTTGTCGCCGACGAAGTGGTGACCTCTTTCGGGCGCCTGGGCACCTTTTTCGCCAGCGAGGAGCTGTTTGGCGTCACCCCCGACATCATCACCACCGCCAAAGGCCTGACCTCGGCCTACCTGCCGCTGGGCGCGTGCATCTTCTCTGAACGTATCTGGCAAGTGATTGCCGAGCCGGGCAAGGGCCGCTGCTTCACCCATGGCTTTACCTACAGCGGCCACCCCGTGTGCTGCACCGCGGCGCTGAAGAACATCGAGATCATCGAGCGCGAGCAACTGCTCGATCACGTCAAGGACGTTGGCGGTTACCTGGAACAGCGCCTGCAGAGTCTGCGCGAGTTGCCGCTGGTGGGTGATGTGCGCTGTATCAAACTGATGGCCTGCGTCGAGTTTGTCGCCGACAAGGCCAGCAAGGCGCTGTTCCCGGATGAGGTGAACATCGGCGAGCGCATCCACAGCAAGGCCCAGGCCCGTGGGCTGCTGGTGCGCCCGATCATGCACCTGAACGTGATGTCGCCACCGTTGATCGTCACCCATGCGCAGGTGGACGAGATCGTCGAAACCTTGCGCCAGTGCATCATCGAAACCGCGCGCGAACTGACCGCGCTTGGCCTGTATCAGGGCCGATGA
- a CDS encoding polyamine ABC transporter substrate-binding protein, producing MRKVLKVIGGLLLASGASLAQAAEVDSANTLRLYNWTDYIGETTLADFEKATGIKVIYDTFDGYETVQTKLLTGRSGYDLVMLNASLVPPLISAGVFQALDKQQLPSWHNLDQQVVNNLQGYDPGLKYSAPYTWGSSGVTYNVDKITARMPDAPIGSLAMLFDPKIVSRFADCGVTLMDAPTEVIPLALQYLGKDPRSASPADLKAAEQLLLGIRPYIRKFDSVNYLTSLPNGDVCLALTWSGDYATAQARAVEAKKDIKLSFFIPQEGSLIWFDNLYIPKDAPHAANAHRFIEFLLQPQTMAKVTDYIHYANSNAAATALVRDEIRQDPAIYPDAQTRERLFAQKTQSSKDMRAITRVWSTVKTGF from the coding sequence ATGCGCAAGGTACTGAAGGTGATTGGTGGTCTGCTGCTGGCGTCTGGTGCCAGCCTGGCCCAGGCGGCAGAGGTGGACAGCGCCAACACGTTACGCTTGTACAACTGGACCGACTACATCGGCGAAACCACCCTGGCCGACTTCGAGAAGGCCACCGGCATCAAGGTCATCTACGACACCTTCGACGGCTACGAGACGGTACAGACCAAACTGCTGACTGGCCGTTCCGGCTACGACCTGGTCATGCTCAACGCCTCCCTGGTCCCCCCGCTGATCAGTGCCGGGGTGTTCCAGGCGCTGGACAAGCAGCAGCTACCCAGTTGGCACAACCTCGACCAGCAGGTGGTGAACAACCTGCAAGGCTACGACCCTGGCCTGAAGTACTCGGCGCCCTACACCTGGGGCAGTTCGGGGGTCACCTACAACGTCGACAAGATCACCGCACGCATGCCGGACGCACCGATCGGCTCGCTGGCCATGCTGTTCGACCCCAAGATCGTCTCGCGCTTCGCCGACTGCGGCGTCACCTTGATGGACGCGCCCACCGAGGTCATCCCGCTGGCCCTGCAGTACCTGGGCAAGGACCCGCGCAGCGCCTCGCCGGCCGACCTCAAGGCCGCCGAGCAACTGCTGCTGGGCATCCGCCCGTACATTCGCAAGTTCGACTCGGTCAACTACCTCACCAGCCTGCCCAACGGCGATGTCTGTCTGGCGCTGACCTGGTCTGGTGACTATGCCACCGCCCAGGCCCGTGCAGTGGAGGCGAAGAAAGACATCAAGCTGTCGTTCTTCATCCCCCAGGAAGGTTCGCTGATCTGGTTCGACAACCTGTACATCCCCAAGGATGCGCCGCATGCGGCCAACGCCCACCGCTTCATCGAGTTCCTGTTGCAGCCGCAAACCATGGCCAAGGTGACTGATTACATCCACTACGCCAACAGCAACGCTGCCGCCACCGCGTTGGTGCGTGACGAAATCCGCCAGGACCCGGCCATCTACCCCGACGCACAAACCCGTGAGCGCCTGTTCGCCCAGAAGACCCAGAGCTCCAAGGACATGCGCGCCATCACCCGGGTCTGGAGCACGGTCAAGACCGGTTTCTGA
- a CDS encoding NAD(P)H-dependent oxidoreductase: protein MNVLIVHAHPEPQSFTAALRDQTVETFRAQGHQVQVSDLYAMGWNPVASADDFTQRENPEYLVYALEQRQGVKRGAIAADIQQELDKLLWADLLVLNFPIFWFSAPAMLKGWIDRVLVSGVCYGGKRFYDQGGLAGKKALVTVTLGGREHMFGEGAIHGPLEDMLRPILRGTLAYVGFDVLAPFVAWHVPYISDEARQGFLQQYRQRLEQLSDDQPLVFPKLAQFDEALYPLP, encoded by the coding sequence GTGAATGTACTGATCGTCCACGCTCACCCCGAGCCGCAATCGTTCACCGCTGCCCTGCGTGACCAGACCGTGGAAACCTTCCGCGCCCAAGGCCACCAGGTGCAGGTCAGCGACCTGTACGCCATGGGCTGGAACCCGGTGGCCAGTGCCGATGACTTCACCCAACGTGAAAACCCCGAGTACCTGGTGTATGCCCTGGAGCAGCGCCAAGGGGTCAAGCGCGGCGCCATTGCTGCGGATATCCAGCAGGAGCTGGACAAGCTGTTGTGGGCCGACTTGCTGGTGCTGAACTTCCCGATCTTCTGGTTCTCGGCGCCGGCCATGCTCAAGGGCTGGATCGACCGGGTGCTGGTGTCGGGGGTGTGCTATGGCGGCAAGCGCTTCTACGACCAGGGTGGCCTGGCCGGCAAGAAGGCGCTGGTGACCGTGACCCTGGGTGGCCGTGAGCACATGTTTGGCGAAGGGGCGATTCATGGGCCGCTGGAGGACATGCTGCGGCCGATTCTGCGCGGTACCCTGGCCTATGTCGGCTTCGACGTGCTGGCGCCGTTTGTGGCCTGGCATGTGCCGTATATCAGCGATGAAGCGCGGCAGGGGTTCCTGCAGCAGTATCGGCAGCGGCTGGAGCAGCTTTCGGATGACCAGCCACTGGTGTTTCCAAAGCTGGCGCAGTTCGATGAGGCGCTTTACCCACTCCCCTGA